From Clarias gariepinus isolate MV-2021 ecotype Netherlands chromosome 2, CGAR_prim_01v2, whole genome shotgun sequence, one genomic window encodes:
- the LOC128541392 gene encoding trace amine-associated receptor 1-like, which yields MNLTEFILSDHCVHFSCPERSLSLAVYILLYMCSTAVVLLTVCGNLLVIISVFHFKQLHTPTNTLVLSLAVSDFLIGLLLLPSMLIWMIESCWIFGRDLCTGVWLTAGLLLPVSTYNIALISVDRYLALSKPFFYTNKISRRLMCIVVYCNWFVCLLCNILFYYFNGNFTNYFICPGQCYYFLKEASTIIDLIVSFIFPFSVIIILYTRVFVIAKKHATAIRELNNHTQPKTQKSFSHSVKSERKAAKVLGILVSVFLACLLPYFLCSIFGNVIKIPADAFRKVMILVYLNSSINPFIYGLFYPWFRKCIKLIITLRIFQKDSELINVLS from the coding sequence ATGAACCTGACAGAGTTTATCCTATCTGATCACTGTGTGCATTTCTCCTGTCCAGAGAGATCTTTATCTCTTGCAGTCTATatcttactgtacatgtgttcaACTGCTGTGGTTCTTCTAACAGTTTGTGGAAATCTGCTTGtcatcatctctgtttttcACTTCAAACAGCTTCATACACCAACAAACACACTTGTGCTCTCTCTGGCTGTGTCAGATTTTCTCATTGGCCTTCTACTACTGCCGTCAATGTTAATCTGGATGATTGAATCATGCTGGATTTTTGGAAGAGATTTGTGCACCGGTGTATGGTTAACTGCAGGTCTCCTCTTGCCTGTATCCACTTATAATATTGCTCTGATTTCTGTGGATCGATATTTGGCACTTTCAAAgccatttttttacacaaacaaaatcTCTAGGAGGTTGATGTGCATTGTAGTTTATTGTAACTGGTTTGTGTGTCTGTTATGTAACatattattctattattttaatggaaacttcacaaattatttcatttgtcCTGGACAGTGCTATTACTTTCTGAAGGAGGCTTCGACCATAATTGATCTTATCGTATCTTTCATATTTCCATTTTCTGTGATAATCATATTGTATACTCGAGTCTTTGTAattgctaagaaacatgccactgcgatcagagagcttaataatcacacacagccaaaaacacagaaaagctTCTCACACTCAGTTaaatctgagagaaaagcagctaaagtcctTGGCATTTTAGTGTCTGTATTTCTGGCCTGTTTACTCCCATATTTCCTTTGCAGTATATTTggaaatgtcattaaaataccAGCAGATGCATTCCGTAAGGTCATGATCTTGGTTTATTTAAACTCCAGcattaatccatttatttatggaCTGTTTTACCCGTGGTTTAGGAAgtgcattaaattaattataacttTGCGGATATTTCAAAAAGACTCGGAATTAATCAATGTTCTCTCATGA
- the LOC128514164 gene encoding trace amine-associated receptor 13c-like → MNLTEFNRSDRCEHFSCPERSVSSAVYILLYLCAATVVLLTVCANLLVIISLCHFKQLHTPTNMLVLSLAVSDFLIGALVMLPVLIWTIESCWIFGKNFCIFFSLISGLLMNLSIYNITLIAVDRYLALSNPFLYRNKISMRTTCTVVYSNWCVCLTYITAVCYFNGSFTNSVLCPGQCFLALSPIWSVINLVYSFIFPFSVIIIFYTLVFVIAKKHATAIRELNNHTRSKTQKITSHSMKSERKAAKVLGILVSVFLMCLLPFFIYSLLGDIIKPHLETVNKLVIVFNLNSTVNPFIYALFYPWFRRCIKLIITLLIFQTDSALINVLS, encoded by the coding sequence ATGAACCTAACAGAGTTTAACCGGTCTGATCGCTGTGAGCATTTCTCCTGTCCAGAGAGGTCTGTATCTTCTGCAGTTTATATCTTACTGTACTTGTGTGCAGCAACTGTGGTTCTTCTAACAGTGTGTGCAAATCTGCTTGTCATCATCTCTCTTTGTCACtttaagcagcttcacacaccaaCAAACATGCTGGTGCTCTCTTTGGCAGTATCAGATTTCCTCATCGGTGCTTTAGTGATGCTTCCGGTGTTAATCTGGACAATTGAATCATGCTGGATTTTTGGAAAGAAtttctgcattttcttttctttgattAGTGGTCTCCTAATGAACCTTTCCATCTATAATATCACACTGATTGCTGTAGATCGGTATTTGGCTCTCTCAAACCCATTTCTCTACAGAAACAAAATCTCTATGAGGACTACATGCACTGTAGTTTATTCAAATTGGTGTGTATGTCTGACATATATTACAGCAGTCTGTTATTTTAATGGGAGTTTCACAAACTCTGTACTTTGTCCTGGACAGTGTTTTCTCGCTCTGAGTCCGATTTGGTCTGTAATAAATCttgtatattcatttatttttccattttctgtCATAATCATATTTTATACTCTGGTTTTTGTGATAGCTAAAaaacatgccactgctatcagagagcttaataatcacacacgatctaaaacacagaaaatcacctcacactcaatgaaatctgagagaaaagcagctaaagtcctcggcattttagtgtctgtttttctgatgtgtttacttccattttttatttacagtttattaggcGATATTATCAAACCACATTTAGAAACTGTTAATAAACTCGTGATTGTTTTCAATCTTAACTCCACCGTGAATCCATTCATATATGCTTTATTTTACCCATGGTTTAGGCGgtgtattaaattaattataacacTGCTGATATTCCAGACTGACTCTGCATTAatcaatgttctttcataa